tttttttgctaCAAGAGGTGAGTGATGGACTTTTGAAGTTGAGCAGAGCTCTTCGGAGAAATTTGACAGCGAAAGATGTGGTTTGCAAACTGCACTTTTCACCGGATAGTGTGCTGAAGGAATATGCAACTGCGATGCCTGATGGTACCATCCACTGTATTCCTTGTGGCAATTATGGACTAGCAAAGGATGCAGTACCAATGGCTATTGAAAATCAGGTAAATTACTTCTATACAGATTTAAGGCATGATGgcattcattgaattttttatttagtaaTTCAGTAATGATGaatgaaatatataaatttattgaaatgtgtTTTCAGAAAAGTGTCGAAGCGATTATTGGGGCTGTGCCGGAAGAGACAATGGAGGTGATGGAATCGTCTGCAGAAGGACTGGATGGAGTGGATGGACTGGATGAAGCAGAAAGACTATACAGTGCTGAACTAGTAGCACTGGAGGACGAGTTCATTGAAAGTACAATTGGCGTTTCAATTGATGACATCATTGCGCACTTTGAGCAACAACCTCTTCAAAAAACTTGGAGTTGGATATACAAATTGCAAGATGATCCGTGAATCATTTGAGCCCAGATCGAACCAAGCACC
The window above is part of the Venturia canescens isolate UGA chromosome 5, ASM1945775v1, whole genome shotgun sequence genome. Proteins encoded here:
- the LOC122410955 gene encoding uncharacterized protein isoform X2, with amino-acid sequence MCCLELSEWARSRQRGATTQLSASSFYVCCTKKVSDGLLKLSRALRRNLTAKDVVCKLHFSPDSVLKEYATAMPDGTIHCIPCGNYGLAKDAVPMAIENQKSVEAIIGAVPEETMEVMESSAEGLDGVDGLDEAERLYSAELVALEDEFIESTIGVSIDDIIAHFEQQPLQKTWSWIYKLQDDP
- the LOC122410955 gene encoding uncharacterized protein isoform X1 is translated as MCCLELSEWARSRQRGATTQLSASSFYVCCTKKSIEYYIFLLQEVSDGLLKLSRALRRNLTAKDVVCKLHFSPDSVLKEYATAMPDGTIHCIPCGNYGLAKDAVPMAIENQKSVEAIIGAVPEETMEVMESSAEGLDGVDGLDEAERLYSAELVALEDEFIESTIGVSIDDIIAHFEQQPLQKTWSWIYKLQDDP